In one window of Bifidobacterium sp. WK041_4_12 DNA:
- a CDS encoding YggT family protein: protein MLFSLIHALLHWAISAYLLILFARMILDWSQILAPRWYPRGIVASLLRIVYRLTDPPLRWLRRFIPPLPLGAIQLDMSFMVLYFVLVVLQILI, encoded by the coding sequence ATGCTTTTTTCGTTGATTCACGCATTGCTCCATTGGGCAATCAGCGCATATCTGCTGATTCTGTTTGCTCGAATGATTCTAGACTGGTCCCAGATTCTCGCTCCGCGATGGTATCCAAGGGGCATTGTCGCCTCCTTGCTGCGAATCGTCTATCGTCTGACCGATCCACCGCTTCGATGGCTCCGCCGTTTCATTCCGCCATTGCCGCTCGGTGCAATCCAACTGGACATGAGCTTTATGGTGTTGTATTTTGTACTCGTCGTTTTGCAAATACTTATCTAG
- a CDS encoding cell division protein SepF, producing the protein MANFMKNAMSYLGMADVVDEDADVAAAQSDNPATDFDSDRSVTPMSQESSNSVPLRSHGDFSTKISRITTILPKSYEDAQLVGRALRDGVPVVLNLSNVTEAVAYRIVDFSAGVVFGVRGSIERVTPRVFLLSPAQVNIKVEDPKPTSSSHDLFSD; encoded by the coding sequence ATGGCGAATTTCATGAAGAATGCCATGTCGTACCTTGGTATGGCTGATGTTGTGGACGAAGATGCGGACGTTGCCGCTGCACAGAGCGACAATCCCGCCACCGATTTCGACAGCGACAGATCGGTCACGCCGATGTCCCAGGAGTCTTCGAATTCGGTTCCACTGCGCAGCCACGGTGATTTCTCAACGAAAATCAGCAGAATCACCACCATTCTCCCCAAATCATATGAAGACGCCCAGCTGGTTGGACGCGCGTTGCGTGATGGCGTGCCAGTCGTGCTCAATCTTTCGAATGTCACCGAGGCCGTGGCCTATCGCATAGTGGACTTCTCAGCAGGTGTCGTGTTCGGGGTTCGCGGTTCCATCGAGCGTGTCACGCCACGAGTGTTCCTGCTCAGCCCTGCACAGGTCAACATCAAGGTCGAGGACCCGAAGCCCACCTCATCGTCACACGATCTGTTCTCGGACTGA
- the ftsZ gene encoding cell division protein FtsZ, which produces MSEIAQIDNFNDKTNIKVVGVGGAGGNAVNRMIAEGLQNVEFVAVNTDAKDLLRSDADVKISLSDNSSRGLGAGADPERGAKAAQDHQSDIEEALKASDMVFVTAGEGGGTGTGASPLVARSARQLGALTIAVVTRPFSFEGPRRASSAETGIANLRNEVDALIVIPNDRLLDLSDRTVSVMDAFKTADTALLAGVQGITDLITMNSYIHVDFSDVTAILKDSGTALFGIGAARGEDRATQAAEIAISSPLLEESIEGAHGALINIAGPTDLSMQEASAAVQLVQNAIHPEAQIIWGLALDDAYGDEVRVTVIAAGFDANAKNDDEGAHNEHQPQHKAESNAQPIVPPLTPIHTADAPQSDESASDQTSEHRVVQAAEAQPERQESAQPKQREYDSTDDDDSSDSGDLDIPDFLR; this is translated from the coding sequence GTGAGCGAGATTGCCCAGATTGACAATTTCAACGACAAAACCAACATCAAGGTCGTCGGCGTTGGTGGTGCAGGTGGTAACGCAGTCAATCGAATGATTGCCGAAGGTCTGCAGAACGTTGAATTCGTGGCTGTGAATACCGATGCGAAAGACTTGTTGCGATCAGACGCGGATGTCAAAATCTCGTTGTCGGACAATTCCAGTCGTGGCTTGGGCGCTGGTGCCGATCCTGAAAGAGGCGCCAAGGCGGCGCAGGATCACCAATCTGACATTGAAGAAGCACTGAAGGCTTCCGATATGGTATTCGTGACAGCAGGCGAAGGCGGCGGTACTGGAACGGGAGCTAGCCCGCTTGTCGCACGAAGCGCTCGTCAACTCGGCGCACTGACCATCGCAGTGGTCACCAGGCCATTCTCCTTTGAAGGTCCTCGCCGTGCATCATCAGCGGAAACCGGCATCGCCAACCTTCGCAATGAAGTCGATGCGTTGATCGTCATTCCGAATGACCGTCTTCTCGATCTTTCAGATCGCACAGTCAGCGTCATGGATGCATTCAAGACGGCAGATACGGCATTGCTCGCAGGTGTGCAGGGCATCACCGACCTGATAACGATGAACTCATACATTCACGTTGATTTCTCCGATGTGACTGCAATCCTCAAGGATTCTGGAACGGCGCTCTTCGGCATCGGTGCCGCGCGAGGCGAGGATCGCGCAACGCAGGCAGCCGAGATCGCCATCAGCTCGCCATTGCTCGAAGAAAGCATCGAAGGGGCGCATGGGGCGCTCATCAACATTGCAGGCCCGACTGATCTGAGCATGCAAGAGGCTTCAGCCGCCGTACAGCTGGTGCAGAATGCCATCCATCCCGAAGCGCAGATCATCTGGGGACTTGCGCTTGACGATGCCTATGGCGATGAAGTCAGAGTGACCGTGATCGCTGCGGGATTCGATGCCAACGCCAAGAATGACGATGAAGGTGCACATAACGAGCATCAACCTCAGCACAAGGCCGAGAGCAATGCCCAGCCAATCGTGCCTCCACTGACCCCAATTCATACTGCAGATGCGCCGCAGTCTGACGAATCCGCTTCGGATCAGACATCCGAGCACAGGGTCGTTCAGGCGGCCGAGGCTCAGCCTGAACGTCAGGAAAGTGCCCAGCCGAAACAACGTGAGTACGATTCCACAGATGACGATGATTCATCGGATTCCGGGGATCTCGATATCCCTGATTTTCTTCGCTGA
- the dusB gene encoding tRNA dihydrouridine synthase DusB, protein MLSEDSHGNSSTSAATLTNEQFPGIDLGGIHIDTPVMLSPMAGVTNWPFRVLCEEFGPNGLYVAEMITARALVAKNPKAFRLCRFAPSEHPRSLQLYGVNPEITRQAAAMVVDGNMADHVDLNFGCPAPKVTRHGGGSALPWKLDVFAELIRRVISVCEPAGVPVTAKIRVGIDHEHETFLEAGRIAQEEGCAAVTLHARTTAEYYGGHADWNRIGELAQELSIPVFGNGDIWTAEDALAMMYQTGCAGVAIGRGCQGRPWLFADIANAFSGSSARVNPTLGQIGQIISKHARLLTDFYDGDEKMAVHDLRKHVAWYLKGFPVGGEVRRQFMECESVADVDAKVADFDQDTPFPMAIADQPRGRVRYARKVHLPYGWLDSRSLPAEEREQLFGDDPMDASY, encoded by the coding sequence ATGCTTTCAGAAGACAGTCACGGCAACAGCAGCACATCTGCTGCAACGCTCACCAATGAGCAGTTTCCCGGAATCGATCTCGGCGGCATCCATATTGACACTCCAGTGATGCTTTCGCCGATGGCTGGCGTTACCAACTGGCCGTTCCGCGTGCTGTGCGAAGAGTTCGGCCCGAATGGTCTCTACGTGGCCGAAATGATTACGGCTCGTGCCTTGGTTGCCAAGAATCCGAAGGCTTTCAGGCTATGTCGTTTCGCTCCTAGCGAACATCCACGATCCCTTCAATTGTATGGCGTCAATCCTGAGATCACGCGTCAGGCAGCTGCAATGGTCGTGGACGGCAACATGGCCGACCATGTCGACTTGAACTTCGGATGCCCAGCTCCCAAGGTAACTCGCCATGGCGGAGGGTCTGCGCTGCCCTGGAAGCTGGATGTATTCGCCGAGCTGATTCGCAGAGTCATCAGCGTATGCGAGCCGGCAGGCGTTCCCGTCACTGCAAAAATCAGGGTTGGCATCGACCATGAGCATGAAACCTTCCTTGAGGCCGGTCGCATAGCGCAGGAGGAGGGCTGTGCGGCAGTGACGCTTCACGCTCGAACGACTGCGGAATACTACGGAGGTCATGCCGATTGGAATCGCATCGGTGAACTCGCCCAGGAACTGAGCATTCCAGTCTTCGGCAACGGAGACATCTGGACTGCCGAAGATGCCCTGGCAATGATGTATCAGACCGGTTGTGCCGGAGTTGCCATCGGCCGAGGCTGTCAGGGACGGCCTTGGCTTTTCGCAGACATCGCCAATGCGTTCTCGGGATCATCCGCAAGGGTCAATCCCACACTTGGTCAGATCGGTCAGATCATCAGTAAGCACGCCAGACTGCTCACCGATTTCTATGACGGTGACGAGAAGATGGCAGTACACGACCTTCGCAAGCATGTCGCCTGGTATCTCAAGGGCTTCCCGGTCGGTGGCGAGGTGCGCAGGCAGTTCATGGAATGCGAAAGCGTCGCTGACGTCGATGCCAAGGTTGCCGATTTCGATCAGGACACCCCATTCCCGATGGCAATTGCCGATCAGCCCCGTGGACGTGTCAGATATGCAAGGAAGGTTCATCTTCCCTACGGATGGCTTGATTCGCGAAGTCTGCCAGCAGAGGAACGCGAACAGTTGTTTGGTGATGATCCGATGGATGCCTCGTATTAA